One window of the Chelonoidis abingdonii isolate Lonesome George chromosome 3, CheloAbing_2.0, whole genome shotgun sequence genome contains the following:
- the GREM2 gene encoding gremlin-2, producing the protein MLWKLALSVFLVATLVKVTDTRKNRPAGAIPSPYKDSTSNNSERRQHLNKEVLASSQEALVVTERKYLKSDWCKTQPLRQTVSEEGCISRTIINRFCYGQCNSFYIPRHVKKDEESFQSCAFCKPQKVTSFTVELECPELDPPFRLKKIQKVKQCRCMSVNLSNSDKQ; encoded by the coding sequence ATGCTCTGGAAACTTGCCTTATCTGTTTTTCTGGTGGCGACCTTGGTTAAAGTAACAGATACCAGGAAAAACCGTCCTGCAGGAGCAATTCCATCTCCCTACAAAGACAGCACAAGCAACAACTCAGAGAGGAGGCAGCATCTGAACAAAGAAGTACTGGCCTCCAGCCAGGAGGCCTTGGTGGTCACTGAGAGGAAGTACCTTAAAAGTGACTGGTGCAAAACCCAACCCCTGCGGCAGACTGTCAGCGAGGAGGGCTGCATAAGCCGCACCATCATCAACCGTTTCTGCTATGGCCAGTGCAACTCCTTCTACATCCCCCGGCATGTGAAAAAGGATGAGGAatccttccagtcctgtgctttcTGCAAGCCTCAGAAAGTCACCTCCTTCACTGTGGAGCTGGAGTGCCCTGAGCTGGATCCACCTTTCCGACTCAAGAAAATCCAGAAAGTCAAGCAGTGCAGGTGTATGTCTGTGAACCTCAGCAACTCGGACAAACAGTGA